GTTTTATTGTTGATGTCAAAGGTGTAATAATGGAAATAGCTTTCATGTTCATACTACTCATGAATTAACAACTTGAAGTTGTAAGGTTGATCTCACTAATCTGGAAATGGAACTACACTGTTTAATGAAAATAGAGCTTTAACAATATTAGTTGTGCTATAAGCACAAAAGGGGGGAATGTCGAAGCAGAATTAAAGCAGGGTAAATCAGGTTTAAGGATACAATGAAATGTAACCCTAAAACGTGAGAGTTGTAAGAGATGTTGATTGACACCTCGCTTTTCTGCTCACTTTAGTTTATAAGAATGGAATGCTGATTTAAGCAGAAACCTTGAGATAATGGAGTGTCTGGAGGGAGTTTGTATAAACAAAGGATAACCGTTAGCCGTTGGTGCATGTAACGGGAAGGTATAAATACTTCTCTTATGCTGCTTGTAGGAAGAAGGTCTGCCTAAGGtcagccccctcctcctcccaccccaccgaCTGCAATCTTCCCTTGCAATTGCTCGTAATAAAACTGTCTCTGACTTGTTGCTCACAAATGTAGAGTGAGGACTTGTTTTCTTCCAcaccaggaaagggggtgaaggggtttgaGGGGATATTTCGGGAGGAATAGGGCTCCAAGtgaacataagaaaataagaatagactcatagactttaaggtcagaagggaccattatgatcatctagtctgacctccggcatgatgcaggccacaaaagctgacccacccactcctggaataattctctcccttgactcagctgttgaagtccccaaatcatgatttaaagacttcaagtcgcagagaatcctccagcaagcgacccctgcccagcaagcaACCCCtgtcccatgctgcggaggaaggcgaaaaacctccagggcctctgccaatctaccctgaaggaaaattccttcccgaccccaaatatcgtgatcagctgaacccctagcatgcgggcaagattctccagccagacctccggaaaaagttctctgtagtaacttttaatatcccatcattgaccatggttactaattaccagcgatggcacattattgacctattgactaaatggccgtactgggtcagaccaaaggtccatctagcccagcgtcctgtctattaacattggccaatgccaggtgccccagaggagtgaacctaacaggtaataatcaagttcTCTCTCCGCTGCCggccatcaccaccctctgacaagcagatgctagggacaccattccttacccatcctggctaatagctattaatggacttaacctctatgaatttatctagttctcttttatacgctgttatagtcctagccttcacaacctcctcaggcaagcaGTTACACAAGCTGATTGTGCGCATGAGAAGaggaacttccttttatttgttttaaacctgctgcccattaatttcatttggtggcccctatttcttatattatgggaacaagtaaataacgttttcttattcactttctccacatcacttatgaatatatatatatacctctatcatatccctccttagtctattttccaagctgaaaagtcctagtctctttaatctctcctcaaacccctaatcattttagttgcccttctctgaaccttttctaatgccagtatatcttttttgagatgaggagaccacatctggatgcagtattcaagatgtggtcctaccatggatttatataagggcaataatatattctccgtcttattctctatcccctttttaatgattcctaacatcctgtttgcttttttgactgctgcttcacactgcttggacgtcttcagagaactatccacgatgactccaagatctctttcctgattagttgtagctaaattagcccccaccatattgtatgtatagttggggttattttttccaatgtccattactttacatttatccacattaaatttcatttcccattttgttccctaatcacttagttttgtgagatctttttgaaattcttcacagtctgctttagtcttaactatcttgagcagtttagtatcatctgcaaagtttgccacctcactttttacccctttcgcCAGATGATTTAGGAATTAGTTGAATGGGATTGGTCCttggactgacccttggggaacactatccatgaaaggatcttccctcttatcccatgacaacttaatgtacgtaagagtctttggtgagggaccttgtcaaaggctttctggaaatctaagtacactatgcccactggatctcccttgtccacttgtttgttgaccccttcaaagaactctaatagattagtaagacacaatttccatttaaagaaaccatgttgacttttgctgaacaatttatgttcttctatgtgtctgacaattttattctttactattgtttcaactaatttctctggtactgatgttagacttaccagtctgtaattgccaggatcaactctagagcactttttaaaatattggcattacattagctatcttccagtcattgggtacagaagctgatttaaaggacaggttacaaaccatagttagtagttcttcaaGTGGctcctccctgaatgtttgtttaaatcacttcatGGTGGCAGTAGTACCGTCCAAGATCaacttccccaaggccccattgcgtcttggggaagtttttaaactaagctggtggaatataaatGTAGGGAGTCTTTCATGTGGGTACTGACATcagtaccccagagttcagaggggggagggaaccctgacagtacTCTACATCACCAAGAAAGGAGAGCTCCTGGCAACATGGACCACCCTAGAGTCTCTGGTGTTCAATGTTGAAAAATGGTTGGATTCATTCTGAGGGCTGAGGAGGATCCTCGTGGGAAGGAGCATCCCCAGCCGGCCTTGCAACAATCACTGACTGACCTGAAAAGTTTGTCACAGAAGTTGCGGGCCCACTGGTAGACCAGGATGTTCTGCCTCCCTGTTCCCCTCCACTCCTCCAAAACAGCCCTCGTGGCCCAGAAGAGGAGATGAGAGTCTCTCCAGTGCTGGAGAGGGAACTTCATTTTGCCCATGAAATCACAGGTTTCCACCATAAAATGATGACGCTCATCCAGCAGCACAGAGGGGGATGGTGTTGTGGATTTATGATGATTCTCTGTCTGGGTCCCTCTTATGACCGTGTGGCCCATGGAGATGGCAAAGAGAGAGGAGACCACTGGTTTGGCGACTCTACCGGTGATGCTGCAGAAAGGCAAAGTGAGCTGGAGGGAAGAGAGCAGCCCCTAAATGGTCAGGGAGGGGGACAAATAAACCTCCCCCTAAGATTCATCCAAGGACAGGGAAAAATGAATCAACCCCTGGATGGCAGCAGTATGGAAGATGGAGGGGACAAAAATGAGTAGgacttctctcctcctctccccccacagctcctgcctccactTTGTGGCTGTGGCTAGGGGCAGCCTGAGATGAGGGCTTCTTCTGCCGCTGCAGCCAGGcagcctgggctcttcccctcccctgacaGCTCCTACTGGGGTTGGAGGTTTGAACTCCTGCCAGATGAAGCTGAGGCTTCCCgggctcctggctcctgtcccctTCTGCCGAGCTGCTCCATATGAATCACAtgattgccatgttctgttcattccctcagaagcacctgACACTGggcactatcagaagacaggctactgggctacaTTGACCACTGGTTttacccaatatggccattctggTCTTCTTATTTAGATCCCAGATGTATCTGCCTCCTGCTGTATCCCACTataccccactcccctcccagagctgtgatagatcccaggagtcctgataGGGTCTCTTTCTCCACTGGGTTAGTAACAAATTAAgaataaacatttaaatttatACAGGAATCAATGCCCTTTAGGTGACTTGCCATCAGATGTGAGATCATATTGGTATTAGAGATGACTGGGTCACAGCTgaaagggaggggaagacaggaggAAGTGACGGGGCAGTGCCTTGGGCACAAGACACAGAGCAGGGTCGAGGCTTGACAAAACATTTAGGGCTCTTTATGAATAAAGAGCTGGAGCAGTctgtcccggatctgtttggtcctcacacCATAAATGATGGGGTGTAGCATGGGTGGCACCAGCTGGTACACAATGGTAATAAGAATGAGGAAATGCAGTGGCACATTGTGGCCAAATCGCTGCATAAGAGAGGAGAATAAATCTGGGATGTACAAAGCTGAGATGGCACAAAGATGAGAGATGCAGGTCCCAAAAGTTTTGAGCCGggcatcctttgtggggaggcggAAGATGGCCCTAAGGATCAGAGTATAGGACACAGCGATAAAAAACACATCCATTCCGATAACAGAGAAAAGATTAAATAGTCCATAGTAACTATTGATGCGGATGTCAgcgcaggccagcttcaccacggCTATATGTGCACAATAGAAGTGGGGGATaatgttggttctgcaatatggccaccgCCTCACCAGGAAGGGATAGGGTAATGTGAGTATGCCACTAcgcagcagcacagccaggccTATCTTGACCACAGCAGagtttgtcaggatggtggaataTCTCAGAGGATTgcagatggccacgtagcgatcaaaagccatggcGACAAGCATTCCAGACTCCATTGTTGAGAATGAATGAAcgaagtacatctgggtgaggcaggcactgaaatcgatctccctggaattgaaccagaagatgctcagcattttgggtaCGGTGGATGTGGACATGACCAGGTCTGTGACGGCCAGCAtacagaggaaatagtacatgggcccaTGGAGGCTTGGCTCTGTCTTCACGATGAAgaggatggtgaagttccccaacACGGCTATGGCGTACATAGCACAGAAGGGAATGGAGATCCAGATAtgggctgcctccaggccaggaatgccaagtaggatgaaggtggaggggttggtgaagtcagttctgttggaatctgacatggatTATGGGAGAAAGTGTCCAGCTCTGAGGCATAAGGATGTCTCCTGCATTCACCGTATGCTCCCCTGACTTTCTGTGTGTTCCCAGGATCTCGGCTGATGTCTGCAGTAGAAATGCCTGAATGGAGAGACAATGTTAATATGACACTCTGTATGCACTAGTGGAGGCTGTTCACATGGCAGAAGCAGATTGATCTCTCTTCAtacactgaaaaatgacattttcattattcagagaaAATAACTATGAACAATGACTCTACTAAATCCAATTCCATATTTGTGTTGTGCTCCCTGCATTAAGAATTCCTACActtttgggggggatgggggaaatttAAGAGGCACCAGCAGGAAACACAGTGTGGATACTCATTATCTATCATTGTTCCTTTATGCAATGAGTGCCAGGATAGGGAGTCCATACTGAATGGAGTTCCCCATTCATCCAGTTGCTGAAaatcagagaggggaaaaaaacaaacttttacgAAGACATGTGCTGAGAGAAACATCCCAANNNNNNNNNNNNNNNNNNNNNNNNNNNNNNNNNNNNNNNNNNNNNNNNNNNNNNNNNNNNNNNNNNNNNNNNNNNNNNNNNNNNNNNNNNNNNNNNNNNNAAGCTTTTAACTAGTAAAGGAGGGGATTGGGTTGCTTTAACTATGACACGATggaactgtctatataatcttactagttattgtaatcgtggctggttctctctggagacgggccgctctctattgttgtgtgcactcttcaataaagagcttgtattggaccttgctggtgttgcctgtctctcactctgcggtcagacaacgaaccttgccgtctgggttaaaaagtccccgacaacaatatacatagacataaaatgtaaacacttaaatatcttagaaacagtagccaatcagttgttttaattgtcatatttgaattcagcacatcaaaatacataataaatagcacattttatctctgaagcagacgacttctcaaaaattgtagaccagtgtaacctgtctgttcattccctttttggcacctgccattggccactgtcagaggacaggatactgggcttgatggtctgacacagtatgtccattcttatgttcttatcttcatggcaaatcccaaaggaatTTAGCCTCCTTAGAAACCGAATGCTGCCCTGATCGATCTCTGGGAATGTGCTTAAGAGGGTCTCGCTACTTCCTTTCAGTTGTGTCAGAGAACTAGCCTGGCCGTGGGGGATTTGCACTGCGGCAGTTGTAGAGGCAAAACATAACAGTTTCTCACACCTGGTTGGTGAGCAGTAGCGAGTCTCGGGCTCCGGTCTTCAGACAGGAGCTGAGCAACTTCTATAGAACGAGCAGGCACCGGCCCTGGGTCGGGGCAGAGTAACAAAGATTCAGTCCCTCCGGCCCTCGGGCAGGAGCTGAGGAAACATTTATATTCAGCAAGACCAGGCCCTGGGTCTCtggaactcaaccatctcatggtcactgctgttccaatcacatcatagttccttgattgtgccaggacttccaattcttcctgcttgtttcccaagcttcTTGCGTTCTTGTACATGAACCTAAGATAACAAGCtgattgccctgctttctcagtatgaatcaggagggtTCCCAACTCATAAcatcctccttgtgtttcctcctggtattctacttccccacttacctctgggcttaggtcccCATCCCTCGGGgtacctagtttaaagccctcctcactaggttagcaagggTGTCTGCAAAGATGCTCCTTCCTCTCTTCGTTAGTTGGagcccatctcttcctagcaatccttcttcccagaacaacatcccatgtggaagaatccaaagccttctctctgacaccatctGCATAAACACGCATTCACCTCCACAATTCAATGGtttctacctgggccttttccttcaacagggagttTGGATGAGAACACGACTTGTGAGTCAAAGttttttatccttcttcccagagccacgtagtctgcagtgatctgctcaaggtaaTTCTTGGCAGTActattggtgcccacgtggagaagtaggaaaTGATGTGCTGCAAGGTATCAAATCAATGCAGTGTGTGATTCTACAGCCCTGATTATTGCCTTTTGGTAGAACTACACTggggataataaataataattttcatgTAATGCATGTAGAGGTTGTGGTTCAGAGTGAGGAAGTTACTCTGGTCACCCAGTGACAAGGTCACCCAGCGAATCCATGGTGGATCTTGGACTCTTTGCTCTGAGCTCACTGTTGATGCTTTATCTATAACTCATTCacgtgggccaaatcctcagctgctgtaagtgGGTGCAGCCCCATGGAAATCAGGGG
The DNA window shown above is from Trachemys scripta elegans isolate TJP31775 chromosome 1, CAS_Tse_1.0, whole genome shotgun sequence and carries:
- the LOC117888255 gene encoding olfactory receptor 52E4-like; translation: MSDSNRTDFTNPSTFILLGIPGLEAAHIWISIPFCAMYAIAVLGNFTILFIVKTEPSLHGPMYYFLCMLAVTDLVMSTSTVPKMLSIFWFNSREIDFSACLTQMYFVHSFSTMESGMLVAMAFDRYVAICNPLRYSTILTNSAVVKIGLAVLLRSGILTLPYPFLVRRWPYCRTNIIPHFYCAHIAVVKLACADIRINSYYGLFNLFSVIGMDVFFIAVSYTLILRAIFRLPTKDARLKTFGTCISHLCAISALYIPDLFSSLMQRFGHNVPLHFLILITIVYQLVPPMLHPIIYGVRTKQIRDRLLQLFIHKEP